A single region of the Streptomyces sp. AM 4-1-1 genome encodes:
- a CDS encoding DUF6126 family protein translates to MSEEHDPLTPKSLKYDPIERKMPRGLVIRLVAYLVAGHVIAGFIYLLFTVGMHNQ, encoded by the coding sequence ATGTCCGAGGAGCACGACCCGCTCACCCCGAAGTCCCTGAAGTACGACCCCATCGAGCGGAAGATGCCGCGCGGGCTCGTCATCCGGCTGGTCGCCTATCTGGTGGCCGGACACGTCATCGCGGGGTTCATCTATCTGCTGTTCACCGTGGGAATGCACAACCAGTAG
- a CDS encoding 1-deoxy-D-xylulose-5-phosphate synthase N-terminal domain-containing protein, which yields MTILEHIRGPHDLKELSEAELGELTEDIRTFLVQEVAGTGGHLGPDLGVVELSVALHRAFDSPADRILWDTGHQSYVHKLLTGRQDFSKLRRRGGLFGYPSREESEHDVIENSHASTVLGWADGLAKANEVLKRDDHVVAVIGDGALTGGMAWEALNNIAAAGDRPLIIVVNDNGRSYAPTIGGLANHLATPRTTDGYERFLSRAKGVLQQTPVVGQPLYGSLHGAKKGLKDAFAPQGMFEDLGLKYVGPVDGHDIAAVESALHRAKRFHGPVLVHCLTEKGRGHRPALEDEADRFHTVGAMDPRTCAPLAPPPAASWTSVFGSEIAAPRDADRLRAELREAVGIDVAPTVIRFPEESVGEPVPAVDRIGGMDVLHRAPDPDVLLVAVGVLAPACPGAAELLAERGIRCTVVDPRWVKPVDEQLAPLAARHRLVTVAEDNSRSGGVGRAIAQALRDAGVDVPLRTLGIPEQFIGHAKRTEILADTGLTPVEIAGRIGEALAAGRSTGRSTGRDGSAAVNTGKESGE from the coding sequence GTGACGATTCTGGAGCACATCCGGGGGCCGCACGACCTCAAGGAGCTGAGCGAAGCCGAACTCGGCGAACTCACCGAAGACATAAGGACGTTCCTGGTCCAGGAGGTCGCCGGGACAGGCGGTCATCTCGGACCCGACCTCGGCGTGGTGGAGCTTTCCGTGGCCCTGCACCGGGCCTTCGACTCGCCCGCGGACCGCATCCTGTGGGACACCGGCCACCAGAGCTACGTGCACAAGCTCCTCACCGGGCGTCAGGACTTCTCGAAGCTGCGCCGCAGGGGCGGCCTCTTCGGCTACCCCTCCCGCGAGGAGTCCGAGCACGACGTCATCGAGAACTCGCACGCCTCGACCGTGCTCGGGTGGGCCGACGGCCTCGCCAAGGCCAACGAGGTGCTGAAGCGGGACGACCACGTCGTCGCGGTCATCGGCGACGGCGCGCTCACCGGGGGCATGGCCTGGGAGGCGCTGAACAACATCGCGGCGGCGGGCGACCGTCCGCTGATCATCGTGGTGAACGACAACGGGCGCTCGTACGCGCCGACCATCGGCGGCCTCGCGAACCACCTCGCCACCCCGCGTACCACCGACGGCTACGAGCGCTTCCTGTCCCGGGCCAAGGGCGTCCTCCAGCAGACCCCCGTCGTCGGACAGCCGCTGTACGGATCGCTGCACGGTGCGAAGAAGGGCCTCAAGGACGCCTTCGCACCGCAGGGCATGTTCGAGGACCTGGGGCTGAAGTACGTCGGTCCGGTCGACGGCCACGACATCGCCGCCGTCGAGTCGGCGCTCCACCGCGCGAAACGTTTCCACGGCCCGGTGCTGGTGCACTGCCTCACCGAGAAGGGCCGGGGCCACCGGCCGGCACTGGAGGACGAGGCCGACCGCTTCCACACGGTCGGCGCGATGGACCCGCGGACCTGCGCCCCGCTCGCGCCGCCCCCCGCCGCGTCCTGGACCTCGGTGTTCGGCTCGGAGATCGCCGCGCCGCGCGACGCCGACCGGCTCCGCGCCGAACTGCGCGAGGCGGTCGGCATCGACGTCGCGCCGACCGTGATCCGCTTCCCCGAGGAGTCGGTGGGGGAGCCGGTTCCCGCCGTCGACCGGATCGGCGGCATGGACGTGCTGCACCGCGCACCGGACCCGGACGTCCTGCTCGTCGCGGTCGGTGTCCTCGCCCCCGCCTGTCCGGGGGCCGCCGAACTGCTCGCGGAACGCGGTATCCGCTGCACCGTCGTCGATCCACGCTGGGTCAAACCCGTCGACGAACAGCTCGCCCCGCTTGCCGCCCGGCACCGCCTGGTGACGGTGGCCGAGGACAACAGCCGTTCGGGCGGGGTGGGCCGGGCGATCGCTCAGGCGCTGCGCGACGCCGGGGTCGACGTACCGCTGCGGACCCTGGGAATCCCCGAGCAGTTCATCGGGCACGCGAAACGCACTGAGATACTGGCCGACACAGGTCTCACCCCGGTCGAGATCGCCGGCCGGATCGGCGAGGCCCTGGCCGCCGGCCGGTCCACCGGGCGGTCCACCGGGCGGGACGGGTCCGCCGCTGTGAACACGGGTAAGGAGAGCGGGGAATGA
- a CDS encoding XRE family transcriptional regulator produces MNPPDTATADELPGIAPRLRDLRRGRGLTLETAAQWAGLSPAHLSRLETGHRQPSLPMLLGLARIYGTTVSELLGEMPPERDAIVRGRRMERAEADGWTYQQAGGSGRAMQALRVRVPYGTQGDLVRVHPGEEWLYVLEGPLRVILGDTVHDLTAGDSAHFDSLTPHRIAAVDRGGAELLFVHTLLQSPAAELCLGSGAHPR; encoded by the coding sequence ATGAACCCTCCGGACACGGCGACCGCCGACGAGCTTCCCGGAATCGCGCCACGCCTGCGCGATCTGCGCCGCGGCCGTGGTCTCACCCTGGAGACCGCGGCGCAGTGGGCCGGGCTCTCACCCGCCCATCTCTCCCGGCTCGAAACGGGCCATCGGCAGCCCTCGCTTCCGATGCTGCTCGGGCTTGCCAGGATCTACGGTACGACGGTCTCCGAACTGCTCGGTGAGATGCCCCCCGAACGTGACGCGATCGTCCGGGGCCGCCGGATGGAGAGGGCCGAGGCCGACGGCTGGACGTACCAGCAGGCCGGTGGTTCCGGACGGGCGATGCAGGCGCTGCGCGTCCGGGTTCCCTACGGGACGCAGGGCGATCTGGTGCGTGTCCACCCCGGTGAGGAGTGGCTGTACGTGCTGGAAGGGCCGCTCCGGGTGATCCTCGGGGACACCGTGCACGATCTGACCGCGGGTGACAGTGCGCACTTCGACTCACTGACCCCGCACCGGATCGCGGCGGTCGACCGCGGTGGTGCGGAACTGCTCTTCGTCCACACCCTGCTGCAGAGCCCCGCTGCCGAGCTGTGTCTCGGCAGCGGGGCACATCCTCGCTGA
- a CDS encoding tyrosine-protein phosphatase produces MTQQSPQIPSAEPRLAGVRNFRDVGGLPTADGRKVRYGRLFRSGHLAGATADDTAFLSGLGLHTVFDFRNAADQRLDGHDVALPGVRHLNIPLSDPADGAEFWRMVRSGSLEQLRSLLSGGRAVDRMTASYREMIRTRTTEHGRVLRTLAEDGVPALLHCAAGKDRAGLSTAVTLLAVGVERDAIETDYLKSNDAHHRYRVRRTSAAGTSAEVMELLGPLLDARAAYLSAAFGAIDETWGGTDRYLSEGLKITPRIRERLREHLLDAA; encoded by the coding sequence GTGACACAGCAGTCGCCGCAGATCCCGTCGGCGGAACCCCGACTGGCGGGTGTCCGCAATTTCCGTGACGTGGGTGGACTGCCGACAGCCGACGGGCGGAAGGTGCGGTACGGGCGTCTCTTCCGCAGCGGGCATCTGGCCGGTGCCACCGCCGACGACACGGCGTTCCTGAGCGGGCTCGGCCTGCACACGGTCTTCGACTTCCGCAACGCCGCGGATCAGCGGCTCGACGGTCATGACGTGGCGCTGCCCGGCGTACGGCATCTGAACATCCCGCTCTCCGACCCCGCCGACGGCGCCGAGTTCTGGCGGATGGTGCGCAGCGGCAGCCTCGAACAGCTGCGTTCGCTCCTGAGCGGTGGGAGGGCGGTGGACCGGATGACCGCCTCGTACCGCGAGATGATCCGCACCCGCACCACCGAGCACGGCCGCGTCCTGCGCACGCTGGCCGAGGACGGCGTGCCCGCGTTGCTGCACTGCGCGGCGGGCAAGGACCGGGCGGGGCTCTCGACAGCCGTCACACTGCTCGCCGTGGGTGTCGAGCGGGACGCGATCGAGACCGACTATCTGAAGTCCAACGACGCGCACCACCGCTACCGGGTGCGCCGCACCTCGGCGGCCGGGACGTCCGCCGAGGTGATGGAACTGCTCGGTCCGCTTCTCGACGCCCGCGCCGCGTACCTCTCCGCGGCCTTCGGCGCGATCGACGAGACGTGGGGCGGCACCGACCGTTATCTCTCCGAGGGGCTGAAGATCACTCCACGCATTCGTGAGCGGCTGCGCGAGCACCTTCTCGACGCGGCGTGA
- a CDS encoding aspartate aminotransferase family protein, with amino-acid sequence MKDDEPKGFDLAQLLAERGAERYELHTKHLNHQLPRMLRTIGFDKFYERAEGAHFWDADGNDYLDMLAGFGVMGLGRHHPVVRKALHDVLDASLADLTRFDCQPLPGLLAERLLTHSPHLDRVFFGNSGTEAVETALKFARYATGKPRILYCEHAFHGLTTGSLSVNGEDGFRDGFAPLLPDTAIALGDLDALRRELARGDVAALVVEPIQGKGVHAAPPGFLLAAQELLRRHKALLIADEVQTGLGRTGDFYAYQHDEGVEPDLICVAKALSGGYVPVGATLGKDWIFKKVYSSMDRVLVHSASFGSNAQAMAAGLAVLAVMEDEETVANARRTGDLLRERLAALVDRYELLHEVRGRGLMIGIEFGRPTSLKLRGRWAMLQAARKGLFAQMVVVPLLQRHRILTQVSGDHLEVIKLIPPLVIGEPEVDRFVTAFTAVMDDAHSGGGLMWDFGRTLVKQAVANR; translated from the coding sequence ATGAAGGACGACGAGCCCAAGGGCTTCGATCTGGCGCAGCTCCTCGCGGAGCGCGGCGCCGAGCGCTACGAACTGCACACGAAGCATCTCAACCACCAACTCCCGCGCATGCTCCGCACGATCGGCTTCGACAAGTTCTACGAGCGCGCCGAGGGCGCACACTTCTGGGACGCCGACGGCAACGACTACCTCGACATGCTCGCGGGCTTCGGCGTGATGGGGCTCGGCCGCCACCACCCCGTCGTACGCAAGGCGCTGCACGACGTGCTCGACGCCTCACTCGCCGATCTCACCCGGTTCGACTGCCAGCCGCTGCCGGGACTGCTGGCGGAACGGCTGCTCACCCACAGTCCGCATCTGGACCGGGTGTTCTTCGGGAACAGCGGTACGGAAGCCGTCGAGACCGCGCTGAAATTCGCCCGGTACGCCACCGGAAAGCCCAGAATCCTCTACTGCGAGCACGCCTTCCACGGCCTGACGACCGGCTCGCTCTCGGTCAACGGGGAGGACGGGTTCCGGGACGGCTTCGCCCCGCTGCTGCCGGACACGGCGATCGCGCTCGGTGACCTGGACGCGCTGCGGCGCGAGTTGGCGCGCGGTGACGTGGCGGCCCTGGTCGTCGAGCCGATCCAGGGCAAGGGCGTGCACGCGGCGCCGCCCGGCTTTCTGCTCGCCGCCCAGGAACTGCTGCGCCGGCACAAGGCGTTGCTCATCGCCGACGAGGTGCAGACCGGCCTCGGCAGGACCGGCGACTTCTACGCGTACCAGCACGACGAGGGCGTCGAACCGGACCTGATCTGTGTCGCCAAGGCGCTCTCCGGCGGCTACGTTCCGGTCGGGGCGACGCTCGGCAAGGACTGGATCTTCAAGAAGGTCTACTCGTCGATGGACCGCGTGCTGGTCCACTCCGCGAGCTTCGGCTCCAACGCACAGGCCATGGCGGCCGGGCTCGCGGTGCTCGCCGTGATGGAGGACGAGGAGACCGTCGCCAACGCCAGGCGGACCGGTGATCTGCTGCGCGAACGGCTGGCCGCGCTCGTCGACCGCTATGAGCTGCTGCACGAGGTCCGGGGCCGTGGACTGATGATCGGCATCGAGTTCGGCCGCCCCACCTCGCTCAAGCTCCGCGGCCGCTGGGCCATGCTCCAGGCCGCCCGCAAGGGGCTCTTCGCGCAGATGGTCGTCGTACCGCTGCTCCAGCGGCACCGCATCCTGACCCAGGTGTCCGGGGACCATCTGGAAGTGATCAAGCTGATTCCGCCGCTGGTCATCGGGGAGCCGGAGGTGGACAGGTTCGTCACCGCGTTCACCGCTGTGATGGACGACGCGCACAGTGGTGGCGGCCTGATGTGGGACTTCGGCCGGACACTGGTGAAGCAGGCGGTCGCCAACCGCTGA